A window of the Fulvia fulva chromosome 3, complete sequence genome harbors these coding sequences:
- a CDS encoding Aromatic amino acid aminotransferase, whose product MAPPAATIDLNIFPETDTATFTVPDRLTAEKVAKRRAASGRLVAGVAAHADVEQFKGRTSHSHKALAKRWDHRLSHETQSRGGSSLKVAARYLKTPGIISLGGGLPSSDYFPFHEIGVKIPRLGHCAQGKEGSNVVRAGMHDMAEGKSAFDIATAAQYGLGHGSAQLLRWLVEHTEICHNPPYQDWSCTMTVGSTCAWDFALRMFCEPGDWVLSEQYTFPAAVETAAPMGVKFAAVKMDSNGMLPTDLDAVLTNWDYRKGPKPFVLYTVPTGQNPTGSTQDIQRRREIYAVAQKHDLIIFEDEPYYFLQMEPYKGPDGSPAPGPSSHQEFLHSIVPSFLSIDVDGRVMRSDSFSKVIAPGTRVGWITASEQLCDRYRTHADVCTQGPSGFSQLILYKLLDEAWTHAGYFDWLIYMRMEYTNRRNVMMQACEKYLPKDIVSWVPPMAGMFHWLQLDYKKHPNYHSQTFDDLEEEIFQSIIAHGTLLMKGSWFCADRAAKRDTMFFRATYAAAPFDKIDEAIKRFGEAIRDTFGLTPQMNGHGGSLEAGLAKLALTNGVNGHGDGIKESHDDINGVC is encoded by the exons ATGGCGCCTCCCGCTGCGACAATCGATCTAAACATCTTTCCTGAAACCGACACTGCAACTTTCACCGTCCCAGATCGCTTGACGGCGGAGAAAGTCGCCAAACGAAGAGCCGCATCGGGCAGACTTGTTGCCGGAGTAGCAGCGCACGCAGACGTTGAGCAGTTCAAAGGCCGAACAAGCCACAGCCACAAGGCATTGGCTAAGCGATGGGATC ATCGCCTGAGTCATGAGACACAGAGCCGTGGAGGTAGTTCGTTGAAGGTTGCTGCAAGGTACCTGAAGACTCCAGGTATCATCTCTCTAGGTGGCGGACTACCATCGAGCGACTACTTCCCGTTTCACGAAATCGGTGTGAAGATCCCAAGACTCGGGCATTGTGCCCAGGGCAAAGAAGGCAGCAATGTCGTTCGCGCAGGCATGCACGATATGGCTGAGGGCAAGTCTGCTTTTGACATTGCCACGGCTGCTCAGTACGGATTAGGCCATGGTTCTGCTCAGTTATTGAGGTGGCTCGTTGAGCACACGGAGATCTGCCACAATCCTCCATACCAGGACTGGAGCTGCACCATGACTGTAGGATCGACATGTGCTTGGGATTTTGCTCTGCGCATGTTCTGCGAGCCAGGCGACTGGGTATTGAGCGAGCAGTATACATTCCCTGCTGCCGTTGAGACAGCTGCGCCGATGGGCGTCAAGTTCGCAGCGGTCAAGATGGATTCTAATGGAATGCTGCCTACGGATCTGGACGCCGTCCTGACCAACTGGGATTACCGTAAAGGACCGAAGCCATTCGTTCTATACACAGTACCAACAGGTCAGAACCCGACCGGATCCACACAAGACATCCAGCGCAGGCGCGAAATCTACGCAGTCGCGCAAAAGCACGACCTCATCATCTTCGAAGACGAACCATACTACTTTCTGCAGATGGAACCCTATAAAGGCCCCGATGGCTCCCCAGCTCCAGGTCCCTCATCTCACCAAGAGTTCCTCCACTCCATAGTTCCCTCATTCCTCTCCATCGACGTTGACGGCCGAGTCATGCGTTCAGATTCCTTCTCCAAAGTCATTGCACCAGGAACCCGCGTTGGCTGGATTACAGCGTCCGAACAACTCTGCGATCGATATCGCACCCACGCCGACGTCTGCACCCAAGGACCGAGCGGCTTCAGCCAGTTGATTCTGTACAAGCTCCTCGACGAGGCCTGGACTCACGCCGGATACTTCGATTGGTTGATCTACATGCGCATGGAATATACCAACCGCCGGAACGTTATGATGCAGGCGTGCGAGAAGTACCTGCCCAAGGATATCGTCTCATGGGTCCCGCCGATGGCGGGAATGTTCCATTGGCTGCAGCTGGATTACAAGAAACATCCAAACTATCACAGTCAGACCTTCGATGACCTCGAGGAGGAGATATTCCAGAGCATCATTGCGCACGGCACGCTATTGATGAAAGGGTCATGGTTCTGTGCAGACCGAGCTGCGAAGCGGGATACGATGTTCTTCCGCGCGACATATGCTGCTGCGCCGTTCGATAAGATCGATGAGGCAATCAAGAGGTTTGGTGAAGCTATCCGGGATACGTTCGGACTGACACCTCAGATGAATGGGCATGGAGGCAGTCTTGAAGCTGGATTGGCCAAGCTGGCGTTGACGAACGGGGTTAATGGGCATGGTGATGGCATCAAGGAAAGTCACGATGACATTAATGGTGTATGCTGA
- a CDS encoding Transcriptional activator protein DAL81: MATAMAVPPLAPRPIAVWSPPKHHHHMDGKENRPSLKHIQQTTPPARSRRERPCDGCRRRKSKCVLQENRRCVLCEFHKQDCTFVENAQPRKRKTEDAPRPDSPSKKSPASIQRSTPTTTAPSRPATAPAPLPAPLQPSMRKHFAVDETLSLQRHRHCKYLGQTTALDASLIGLGTFNEKNETESQVGTLRQVTSSEYFSTHADADVQLPDDEARALADIEDIVGSHGPALIDIYFRNVHPSYPIIQKPAFLDRHQHGDRQFNPPLLAAMYLLALAWWDRDPAFRLHPKPDTSKLEYVAITSLTIAMQRPKISAVQAGLLLLQRAKSSTWTLTVQLVALGQDIGLHLDCSDWSIPRWERLLRKRLAWALYMQDKWSAVMHGRPSHINEADWNVSIPTEEDFDETIQPLPTPSEDVDEQQARGRMVFMQMISLTSIMAEVCEAFYSETAKAEYARAGRYATQLVLTRAKPVQLKLRNWHASLPANCKMDSFTSGQLSSQGYLHLAYFATEISIHRRIVQSLDPASSEPYALYVCRSAAKTRLISALDFVNRLKPEHLDAFWFFSSASNFALIGTFGALLMATSPGREEAHFYACRLNEFKWTLTVSSKKAVWIQGALEKLDATSQMLRGLPEKPSVQPTSELNISSYHHTVNGDVVEIDRWSTEPTVA; this comes from the coding sequence ATGGCCACGGCTATGGCCGTCCCTCCATTGGCCCCACGGCCTATAGCTGTCTGGTCGCCTCCCAAGCATCATCATCACATGGACGGCAAGGAGAACCGGCCTTCTCTCAAGCACATTCAACAAACAACACCTCCAGCACGCTCCCGGAGAGAACGACCCTGTGACGGCTGCCGACGACGCAAAAGCAAATGTGTTCTCCAGGAGAACCGTCGTTGCGTTTTATGCGAGTTCCACAAGCAGGACTGCACGTTTGTGGAGAACGCACAGCCCAGGAAGCGCAAGACAGAGGATGCTCCCAGACCTGATAGTCCTTCCAAGAAGAGCCCTGCTTCTATCCAACGTTCCACGCCCACCACCACTGCTCCATCCCGCCCCGCGACAGCGCCCGCTCCGCTGCCTGCGCCACTCCAGCCCTCGATGAGGAAACATTTCGCAGTCGATGAGACGCTGAGCCTTCAGCGCCATCGTCATTGCAAGTATCTTGGCCAGACGACAGCCTTGGACGCCTCCCTCATCGGCCTCGGGACGTTCAACGAGAAGAACGAGACAGAGTCGCAGGTTGGTACCCTGCGACAAGTCACCAGCAGCGAATACTTCAGCACTCATGCCGATGCTGATGTGCAACTACCGGACGATGAGGCTCGAGCCCTAGCAGATATCGAAGACATTGTCGGATCTCATGGTCCTGCTCTCATCGACATATACTTCCGCAATGTGCATCCAAGCTATCCCATAATACAGAAGCCAGCGTTCCTCGATCGGCATCAACATGGCGACAGGCAATTTAATCCTCCACTCCTTGCAGCGATGTACCTGTTGGCATTGGCATGGTGGGACCGAGATCCAGCATTCCGATTACATCCCAAGCCTGACACCTCCAAGTTGGAGTATGTTGCAATCACGAGCCTCACGATAGCAATGCAACGTCCCAAGATCTCGGCAGTGCAAGCTGGTCTACTGTTGCTGCAACGTGCCAAGTCCAGCACATGGACATTGACTGTCCAGCTTGTAGCACTCGGTCAAGATATAGGATTGCACCTCGACTGCTCCGACTGGTCCATACCAAGATGGGAACGACTACTTCGCAAGCGACTCGCATGGGCATTATACATGCAAGACAAATGGAGTGCGGTCATGCACGGGAGACCTTCCCACATCAACGAGGCCGACTGGAACGTGTCTATTCCCACCGAGGAAGATTTCGACGAAACCATCCAGCCCCTGCCCACGCCCAGCGAAGACGTCGACGAGCAACAAGCACGAGGCCGAATGGTTTTCATGCAAATGATCTCCCTCACCAGCATCATGGCCGAAGTCTGCGAAGCATTCTACAGCGAGACTGCAAAAGCCGAGTACGCCCGCGCAGGCCGCTACGCGACGCAACTAGTGCTCACTCGCGCCAAGCCAGTGCAGCTGAAGCTGAGGAACTGGCACGCGAGCCTTCCAGCGAATTGTAAGATGGACAGCTTCACATCTGGACAGCTCTCATCGCAAGGATACCTTCACCTGGCATACTTCGCTACGGAGATCAGCATACACCGAAGAATCGTCCAGTCTCTTGACCCGGCGAGCTCTGAACCGTACGCGCTCTACGTGTGTCGCTCAGCAGCGAAGACGCGATTGATAAGCGCGCTGGACTTTGTCAACCGTCTCAAGCCAGAACACCTCGATGCGTTCTGGTTCTTCTCCTCGGCATCCAACTTCGCTCTGATCGGAACCTTTGGCGCATTACTCATGGCGACAAGTCCTGGCCGGGAGGAAGCACATTTTTACGCTTGTCGTCTGAACGAGTTCAAGTGGACTCTGACGGTGAGCAGCAAGAAGGCGGTTTGGATACAGGGCGCGTTGGAGAAGTTGGATGCCACCAGTCAGATGTTGAGAGGCCTCCCTGAGAAGCCGAGTGTGCAGCCGACGAGTGAGCTGAACATTTCGAGTTATCATCATACTGTGAATGGGGATGTTGTGGAGATTGATCGGTGGAGTACGGAGCCTACTGTGGCATAG
- a CDS encoding Small nuclear ribonucleoprotein G codes for MPQAQPELKKYLDKRVEVQLNGSRKVMGTLRGYDVFLNVVLDEATESKPNGEKARLGMCVIRGNSVVMMEALDRIDSDNRHHGGR; via the exons ATGCCTCAAGCGCAGCCAGAACTGAAGAAG TACCTCGACAAGCGCGTCGAAGTCCAGCTCAATGGCTCGCGCAAGGTGATGGGAACCCTCAGAGGATATGAT GTCTTCCTCAACGTTGTCCTCGATGAAGCCACCGAAAGCAAGCCAAACGGCGAGAAGGCACGACTCGGCATGTGTGTGATCCGCGGCAACTCGGTGGTCATGATGGAGGCGCTGGACAGGATCGACTCGGATAACAGACACCACGGTGGAAGGTAG
- a CDS encoding Sexual differentiation process protein isp4 yields MRLPFTTKAEDKIEHGALEVIEGEAVQDKNDVAVQTQIISEAKAIDKTHHFDPNLSEDVVEALQEAARNNSIEKAIEVEKTFLEDSPYESVRAAVRNTDGDEVANTLRAWILGFLFVTVAAAINMFLSMRSPAITIPTVVIMLLVYPVGCLWARVMPSRTFKTFGVTWSLNTGPFTIKEHSVVTLMANVTYGYAYSTDALLALDAKPLYHLHLGWGFQLLFTLSSQLIGIAISGMFRRFLVWPAALIWPANFSMTSLLYALHDRKRMDPSVTNGWKISGYRYFAYVSIASFVHYWFPGVIWQGLSVFSFPTWIAPNNVVVNQLFGGFTGLSLIPLTFDWTYVMAYLSDPLLSPTFSHLNTLVGLIIFVMISTIGISYSGALFSEYLPINTSTTFDNTQNKYNVTQIMGDNFTFDLQKYKDYSPLFLAPTFALNYGLSFAALTAGLVHTGIFHGKEVWYRLKAARNQEPDIHMRLMAKYREAPDWWYLVLFVVSVFLGLGTILGYSSQLPWWTYFVSIGLALVFVIPCCMILGITNIMLSLNVLSPFLAGFMIPGRPVGVMIFKVYSTIVLGQAQTYTQDLKFAQYMKIAPRTTFACQVAATCWAAIVQIATMNWTLGTIEGVCEFEQKNHFTCPNGRTFFSSSIVWGLIGPKRMFGPGSLYSSFNYFWLVGALLPVAFYVLLRTFPSKKLRWLHAPVMLGAMSWLPPATPLSFSSWAIAGLIFNYWIRKRFYGWWSHYNYLTAAALDCGLLISTIVIFLAITLPGATVPQWWGNTTVFETMDYLGTAVRRTVGVGEKFGPATW; encoded by the exons ATGAGGTTACCGTTCACCACCAAAGCCGAGGACAAGATTGAGCATGGTGCTCTGGAAGTAATTGAAGGCGAAGCTGTTCAGGACAAGAACGATGTCGCGGTGCAGACGCAGATCATCTCGGAAGCGAAGGCCATTGACAAGACGCATCACTTCGATCCCAACTTGTCCGAAGACGTCGTCGAAGCTCTCCAAGAAGCGGCTCGCAACAACAGCATAGAAAAGGCCATCGAAGTCGAGAAGACCTTCCTGGAGGACTCTCCCTACGAGTCAGTCCGAGCCGCTGTACGCAACACTGATGGCGATGAAGTCGCCAATACGCTTCGAGCATGGATCCTAG GGTTCCTCTTCGTCACTGTGGCCGCTGCTATCAACATGTTTCTTAGCATGCGAAGCCCAGCTATCACGATCCCGACAGTTGTGATTATGCTTCTGGTCTACCCGGTTGGATGCTTGTGGGCACGTGTTATGCCGTCAAGAACCTTCAAGACTTTCGGAGTGACTTGGTCACTGAATACTGGACC ATTCACCATCAAGGAACACTCCGTCGTGACTCTCATGGCGAACG TCACATACGGCTATGCATACAGCACCGATGCCTTGTTGGCACTGGACGCCAAACCACTCTACCATCTGCATCTTGGCTGGGGCTTTCAATTGCTATTCACCCTGAGCTCGCAGCTCATCGGCATCGCCATCTCTGGAATGTTTCGACGCTTCCTGGTCTGGCCAGCAGCTCTAATTTGGCCTGCAAACTTTTCGATGACTTCCCTCCTGTATGCCTTGCATGACAGGAAGCGAATGGATCCATCCGTAACGAATGGCTGGAAGATCTCTGGATATCGTTACTTCGCCTACGTCTCCATTGCCTCCTTCGTACACTATTGGTTCCCTGGAGTGATCTGGCAAGGACTCTCGGTGTTCAGCTTCCCAACCTGGATTGCACCTAATAACGTCGTAGTCAATCAGCTTTTCGGGGGATTCACTGGCTTGTCTCTGATCCCGCTCACTTTCGACTGGACGTATGTTATGGCCTACCTCAGTGATCCTCTGCTATCGCCAACATTCTCTCACCTCAATACCCTGGTCGGTTTGATCATCTTCGTCATGATCAGTACGATCGGGATAAGCTATTCTGGAGCCCTTTTCTCGGAGTATCTACCCATCAACACATCGACGACCTTTGACAACACGCAGAACAAATACAATGTGACCCAGATCATGGGAGACAACTTCACCTTCGATTTGCAAAAGTACAAGGACTACTCGCCATTATTCTTGGCCCCTACCTTCGCTCTCAATTACGGTCTGTCCTTTGCAGCATTAACTGCAGGCTTGGTGCACACTGGCATCTTTCACGGGAAGGAAGTATGGTACCGCCTCAAAGCAGCGAGGAACCAGGAGCCAGACATTCACATGCGGCTCATGGCCAAGTATCGCGAGGCGCCGGACTGGTGGTACTTGGTCCTTTTCGTGGTGTCGGTCTTCCTTGGCCTGGGCACTATCCTGGGCTACAGCTCTCAGCTGCCGTGGTGGACATACTTCGTGAGCATCGGCCTTGCTTTGGTCTTTGTCATCCCATGCTGTATGATCCTTGGGATTACCAATATCATGCTCAGCTTGAATGTCCTCTCGCCCTTCCTGGCTGGATTTATGATTCCTGGTCGCCCTGTTGGCGTTATGATCTTCAAGGTCTATAGCACGATCGTCCTGGGTCAAGCGCAGACGTACACACAGGATTTGAAGTTCGCGCAATACATGAAGATCGCTCCGAGAACGACCTTTGCCTGCCAGGTCGCGGCGACCTGCTGGGCGGCGATTGTGCAGATTGCCACTATGAATTGGACTCTGGGAACGATCGAGGGAGTATGTGAGTTTGAGCAGAAGAATCACTTCACGTGTCCCAATGGACGAACGTTTTTCAGCTCGAGCATCGTTTGGGGTTTGATAG GTCCGAAGCGCATGTTCGGTCCTGGGTCCCTCTACTCCTCCTTCAACTACTTCTGGCTCGTTGGCGCTCTGCTACCGGTAGCATTCTATGTTCTGCTCAGAACCTTTCCATCGAAGAAATTACGATGGCTTCAT GCTCCGGTGATGCTGGGTGCGATGTCATGGCTCCCTCCAGCTACGCCGTTGTCGTTCTCGTCCTGGGCAATCGCCGGTTTGATCTTCAACTACTGGATCAGGAAGCGTTTCTACGGTTGGTGGTCGCATTACAACTACCTTACTGCTGCTGCGCTGGACTGTGGGCTGTTGATCTCCACGATTGTCATCTTCTTGGCTATCACTTTGCCTGGAGCTACTGTGCCGCAGTGGTGGGGCAATACCACGGTGTTTGAGACGATGGATTATTTGGGTACAGCTGTCAGACGTACTGTAGGAGTTGGAGAGAAATTCGGACCTGCAACGTGGTAG
- a CDS encoding Chitin synthase 6: MTEGVFSPTEEEIERFYTTPGPGAFDLDVEKGLAPDQQPVNPARILTRRELLHQRLVFASIVFAFNVACIVVSAVGYSGVWVLCVILFFKSKDFLSVWIQVFCRIYYAIKKLFVALPPRKAAWILSLIPAYSESEEQIVKTLFSLRDNGTGQHRQVMCIILDGKPRPIKEHMTKVVASFERQYVSLKWKVGTLKIDAGFVDDIPTLCIEKSPNAGKKDSLVLCHDLFNHPRANIDKDVLRLREELWTTILPQLTKLPDFEAFDSIFGTDADSTIHQGALASLADACLADPNAIAACGFVFVEYEAGLEWSVWNLYQQFQYSFGQIVRRGAEHFTGKVTCLPGCITMIVVRPEMAGAIQKYAKPVTDYPVLRHQVQYLGTDRRLTYSMLSQGKHLHTLFVPEAGSETVAPQSLKHYLSQRRRWGSNAYFNNYFYLAGENMIVITRIAALIEVTRLSMVYYRVFNTGLFLYGVATNFKLMKILPLLAISFTPSVWFAFAVVFLNGHLRRNWHKLLCGFIINRCVSPFMSITVFSLVARNLGSQVWGISGVTAGTNVTLAVATQAIAEEKAAERASEDLYDRKDLQV, translated from the coding sequence ATGACGGAGGGAGTTTTCAGTCCAACGGAGGAAGAAATCGAGAGGTTTTACACGACCCCAGGACCGGGAGCGTTCGACCTCGATGTGGAGAAGGGGCTTGCTCCAGATCAACAGCCGGTAAATCCCGCTCGGATTTTGACACGCAGAGAGCTGCTTCATCAGCGTCTGGTGTTTGCGTCCATCGTCTTCGCCTTCAACGTAGCGTGTATTGTGGTCAGCGCGGTCGGATACTCAGGCGTGTGGGTTTTGTGTGTGATTCTGTTCTTCAAAAGTAAGGACTTCCTGTCGGTGTGGATCCAGGTGTTTTGTCGGATATACTATGCGATCAAGAAACTGTTCGTGGCACTTCCACCTCGAAAAGCCGCTTGGATCCTGAGCCTCATCCCGGCGTATTCCGAGTCGGAAGAGCAGATTGTCAAGACTCTGTTCTCGTTGCGCGATAACGGGACTGGGCAACATCGTCAGGTCATGTGTATCATCCTGGATGGCAAGCCCAGACCGATCAAAGAGCATATGACCAAGGTGGTTGCCTCTTTCGAACGACAATATGTCTCTCTCAAATGGAAGGTCGGTACGTTGAAAATTGATGCCGGATTTGTGGACGATATACCGACGCTGTGCATCGAGAAGTCGCCTAATGCTGGCAAGAAAGACTCTTTGGTGCTCTGTCATGACCTCTTCAATCACCCTCGGGCCAATATCGACAAGGACGTGCTTCGCCTCAGAGAAGAACTCTGGACCACCATTTTGCCACAACTGACCAAGCTGCCGGACTTCGAGGCCTTCGACTCCATTTTTGGCACCGATGCCGACTCGACAATTCACCAAGGCGCACTCGCTTCACTGGCAGACGCATGTCTAGCGGACCCCAACGCCATCGCAGCGTGCGGCTTCGTCTTCGTCGAGTACGAGGCAGGCCTCGAATGGTCGGTTTGGAACCTCTACCAGCAATTCCAATACTCGTTCGGCCAGATTGTCCGGCGTGGGGCAGAGCATTTCACCGGCAAAGTCACCTGTCTCCCTGGCTGCATAACAATGATTGTAGTACGTCCCGAAATGGCCGGTGCAATCCAGAAATACGCAAAGCCCGTCACAGACTACCCTGTCCTGCGCCATCAGGTCCAGTATCTTGGCACAGATCGGCGTCTCACGTACTCGATGCTCTCGCAGGGGAAGCATCTCCATACGCTTTTCGTGCCTGAAGCAGGGTCGGAGACGGTCGCACCGCAAAGTCTGAAGCATTACCTCAGCCAACGTCGCCGCTGGGGAAGTAATGCGTATTTCAACAACTACTTTTACCTTGCGGGTGAGAACATGATTGTGATCACGCGGATCGCGGCTCTTATCGAGGTCACCCGTCTCAGCATGGTCTACTACCGCGTCTTCAACACCGGCCTCTTCCTTTATGGCGTAGCCACCAACTTCAAGCTCATGAAAATTTTGCCGTTGCTCGCGATCTCTTTCACGCCGTCGGTCTGGTTTGCTTTCGCGGTTGTCTTTCTGAATGGCCACCTTCGGAGGAACTGGCATAAGCTGCTTTGTGGATTCATCATTAACCGCTGTGTCAGCCCGTTCATGAGCATTACGGTGTTTAGTCTTGTGGCGAGGAATCTGGGAAGCCAGGTGTGGGGGATCAGTGGAGTGACTGCGGGCACGAATGTCACGCTGGCGGTGGCTACGCAGGCGATTGCGGAGGAAAAGGCGGCCGAGCGGGCGAGTGAGGATCTGTATGATAGGAAGGACCTTCAGGTGTGA
- a CDS encoding putative secreted lipase, with protein sequence MWAISLGFALVATVFAVPLDARQSAPSVVIRNGTVIGKTASGIESFSAIPYAQPPVGNLRLRPPQVLTQRFPGASFQATSPAAACPQFAFQVDNLDTNLQLAGLPSSIISDIIGEVINSPIGQTAINQEEDCLTITVQRPAGTTSSSELPVIFWIFGGGFEAGWSSMYDGTNFVTSSVNLGKPVIYVAVNYRVGGYGFLAGKQLAAEGSTNLGLRDQRLGLQWVADNIAAFGGDPDKVTIWGESAGAISVLDHTIINGGDHTYNGKPLFRAGIMNSGAVIPATDVSTPKAQAIYDKVVASSSCAGSTNSLSCLRALPYNDFQRAVTSVPGIFSYRSLDLSYLPRPDPGNNFFSQSPELAIAAGRFAKVPIIVGDQEDEGTLFGLVQSNITTNDQLVTYLATYFPTDPNAIENMRGLTAQYSNLIFAGQPDGSPFRTGALNSIYPQFKRIAAILGDITFTLTRRAYLDAITKQGVTAWSYLSTYAYGTPILGTFHATDVIFAFFTPSGTTIPGRSIHTYYVNFINDLNPNSASNTNALIRNWPTWTNATTQLLNFGLLGNSLTTDTFRQGAYDYLVPRFSQFRV encoded by the exons ATGTGGGCCATCTCTCTGGGTTTCGCCCTTGTGGCAACCGTCTTCGCTGTCCCTTTGGATGCGCGTCAGTCCGCCCCTTCAGTTGTAATTCGAAACGGAACTGTCATAGGCAAGACCGCTAGCGGCATA GAATCTTTCAGCGCCATCCCATATGCACAGCCACCGGTCGGCAATCTTCGTCTTCGCCCACCACAAGTACTCACACAACGCTTTCCCGGGGCATCGTTCCAAGCAACATCGCCAGCTGCGGCGTGCCCTCAATTTGCGTTCCAGGTGGATAATCTCGACACCAATCTTCAGCTCGCTGGACTGCCTAGCTCTATCATCTCCGATATTATCGGCGAGGTGATCAACTCGCCCATCGGTCAGACTGCTATTAATCAAGAGGAAGACTGCTTGACTATCACTGTTCAACGTCCTGCCGGCACGACGAGCAGCTCCGAGCTTCCTGTCATCTTCTGGATCTTCGGAGGAGGATTCGAAGCTGGATGGAGTTCCAT GTATGATGGAACCAACTTCGTCACATCGAGTGTGAACCTTGGAAAGCCCGTGATATACGTGGCTGTGAACTACCG AGTCGGCGGCTACGGCTTTCTGGCCGGGAAACAGCTCGCCGCCGAAGGATCGACCAATCTTGGCCTGCGTGATCAACGCCTCGGGTTGCAATGGGTTGCAGACAACATTGCCGCCTTTGGTGGCGATCCAGACAAGGTGACGATTTGGGGCGAGA GTGCCGGAGCGATCAGTGTTCTTGATCATACTATCATCAATGGAGGTGAT CATACCTACAATGGCAAGCCACTCTTCCGAGCAGGCATCATGAACAGCGGCGCAGTCATCCCGGCCACAGATGTCTCTACGCCGAAAgcacaagcaatctacgacAAGGTGGTTGCCAGCAGCTCTTGTGCAGGTTCGACCAACTCACTCAGCTGTCTCCGCGCTCTCCCGTACAACGACTTCCAGCGAGCAGTCACTTCAGTGCCAGGTATATTCAGCTATCGCTCTCTTGATCTGTCATATCTGCCACGTCCAGACCCCG GCAACAACTTCTTCTCGCAAAGCCCAGAGCTTGCAATCGCAGCCGGACGCTTCGCCAAAGTTCCAATCATTGTTGGTGACCAGGAGGATGAGGGTACATTGTTCGGCTTGGTCCAATCA AACATCACCACCAACGACCAGCTTGTGACCTACCTAGCGACTTACTTCCCAACCGATCCCAACGCCATTGAGAACATGCGAGGTCTCACAGCTCAATACTCCAACCTGATCTTCGCTGGCCAACCCGACGGCTCGCCCTTCAGGACCGGCGCTCTAAACAGCATATACCCTCAGTTCAAAAGGATCGCCGCTATCCTCGGTGACATTACCTTCACCCTGACACGCCGTGCATACCTTGACGCCATCACAAAGCAAGGCGTCACGGCTTGGAGTTACCTCTCGACTTACGCATACGGCACTCCCATCCTTGGCACGTTCCATGCCACAGACGTGATCTTCGCGTTCTTCACGCCGTCAGGGACGACGATCCCTGGACGATCGATCCATACTTATTATGTCAACTTCATCAATGATCTCAACCCGAACTCGGCCAGCAATACCAATGCGCTGATCAGGAACTGGCCTACTTGGACTAATGCTACCACCCAGCTGTTGAACTTTGGACTGCTTGGTAACTCGCTTACTACGGACACCTTCAGGCAGGGAGCCTATGACTATCTTGTGCCGAGATTCTCGCAGTTTAGGGTCTAG
- a CDS encoding MFS transporter PfmaC — MFSGYLQSGLYSGMDSKHGLAAWRWLMIFDGIIGIPVSLYGFFAVPDSPTNTRALWLNASDREMARTRMEQIGRKPPAKLTWKIVKEALSMWPMWLFPIAFSCHVLGIRVYNYFNINLKSTGQYSVQDVNNIPTAGYAYQIVMALIYAWVGDYYQTRWWVICVACLMSMIGTVILCIYPEHNTAAMMAGWLLTFGETGAGTLMMTMVNEACSFFQRAPHHHHRVD, encoded by the coding sequence ATGTTTTCGGGATATCTGCAGTCTGGACTCTACTCCGGCATGGACAGCAAGCACGGCCTAGCAGCATGGCGTTGGCTTATGATCTTCGATGGCATCATCGGCATCCCAGTGTCGCTGTACGGATTCTTTGCTGTCCCGGATAGTCCTACCAATACGAGGGCGCTATGGCTGAATGCCAGTGATCGCGAGATGGCCCGGACCAGGATGGAACAGATCGGTCGTAAACCGCCAGCCAAACTGACGTGGAAAATTGTGAAAGAAGCACTGTCGATGTGGCCTATGTGGCTATTCCCAATCGCCTTCTCTTGCCATGTCCTTGGTATTCGCGTGTACAACTACTTCAACATCAACCTGAAGAGCACGGGCCAGTATTCCGTGCAGGACGTCAACAACATTCCGACTGCTGGCTATGCATACCAGATTGTAATGGCGTTGATCTACGCTTGGGTCGGCGACTACTACCAAACGAGGTGGTGGGTCATTTGTGTTGCTTGCCTTATGTCGATGATCGGGACAGTCATATTGTGCATTTATCCAGAGCACAATACAGCAGCAATGATGGCCGGTTGGCTATTGACGTTCGGCGAGACTGGTGCTGGTACGTTGATGATGACAATGGTCAATGAGGCGTGCAGCTTTTTCCAGCGAGCACCGCATCATCACCATCGGGTGGACTGA